One Cryomorphaceae bacterium DNA segment encodes these proteins:
- a CDS encoding adenylate kinase, with protein sequence MLNIVLFGPPGAGKGTQSENLITRYSLVHLSTGDVFRANIKGGTELGERAKSYMDKGELVPDEVTIKMLESEVEKHPEARGFIFDGFPRTRAQAAALDAFLASRNTEISLMLGLEVPADELKKRLALRAASSGRPDDADPEIIANRIAVYERETAPVAEFYREQNKYHGIDGIGTIEEISDRLYAVIDSI encoded by the coding sequence ATGTTAAACATTGTATTGTTCGGACCTCCCGGTGCAGGAAAAGGCACCCAAAGCGAGAATCTCATCACACGTTACAGTCTTGTGCATCTCAGCACAGGTGATGTTTTTCGTGCCAATATCAAAGGCGGCACCGAGTTGGGTGAGCGCGCAAAAAGCTACATGGACAAAGGCGAGTTGGTTCCCGACGAGGTAACCATCAAGATGCTCGAAAGCGAAGTGGAGAAACACCCCGAGGCCCGTGGGTTTATTTTCGACGGCTTTCCACGTACACGGGCACAGGCTGCGGCACTCGATGCATTTCTCGCATCGCGCAACACTGAAATATCGCTCATGCTAGGGCTGGAAGTGCCGGCCGATGAGCTGAAAAAACGCCTCGCGTTGCGCGCAGCTTCGAGTGGCCGACCCGATGATGCCGACCCCGAAATCATTGCCAACCGTATCGCCGTATATGAGCGTGAAACAGCTCCCGTGGCTGAGTTTTACCGCGAGCAGAATAAATACCACGGTATTGATGGCATCGGTACAATCGAAGAAATATCTGATCGCCTTTACGCTGTGATTGACAGCATCTAA
- the obgE gene encoding GTPase ObgE produces MSGANFVDYVKICCRSGKGGAGSAHLRRDRLTSRGGPDGGDGGRGGHIILRGNKQLWTLLHLKYQKHVIAGAGESGGRSTSTGASGKDIILEVPLGTVARDAESGEVDVEITEDGQEVVLVAGGRGGLGNVHFKSATRQTPRFAQPGEDGQNIWKILELKVLADVGLVGFPNAGKSTLLSVVSAAKPEIANYPFTTLVPNLGIVSYRDHRSFVMADIPGIIEGAHTGKGIGLRFLRHIERNSILLFLIPADSENHRNEYDILLNELKEYNPELLDKSRIVTISKSDMLDTELKREISATLSDLPHLYFSSVSGEGITELKDLIWKSLNPPESNGVA; encoded by the coding sequence ATGTCGGGCGCAAACTTTGTTGACTACGTAAAAATCTGCTGCCGCTCCGGAAAGGGCGGTGCAGGATCTGCCCATCTTCGTCGCGACAGGCTGACCTCACGAGGTGGCCCCGACGGCGGGGATGGTGGGCGCGGCGGTCACATCATTCTGCGCGGAAACAAACAATTGTGGACGCTTCTGCACCTCAAGTACCAGAAGCATGTAATTGCGGGTGCCGGTGAATCTGGTGGCAGAAGCACCTCAACGGGCGCGAGCGGAAAAGACATCATTCTGGAAGTACCTCTCGGAACGGTAGCCCGCGACGCAGAATCCGGCGAGGTGGACGTTGAAATTACCGAAGACGGGCAGGAAGTGGTGCTCGTGGCCGGCGGTCGCGGTGGACTGGGAAACGTTCACTTTAAATCCGCTACGCGTCAAACCCCGCGCTTTGCCCAACCCGGTGAGGACGGGCAAAATATCTGGAAAATACTCGAGCTCAAAGTATTGGCCGACGTAGGTCTGGTAGGTTTTCCCAACGCCGGAAAATCCACCCTGCTCTCAGTGGTATCGGCAGCCAAGCCTGAAATTGCCAACTACCCTTTTACCACGCTTGTTCCTAATCTCGGTATAGTGTCGTATCGCGACCATCGCTCTTTTGTGATGGCCGACATCCCCGGAATCATTGAAGGCGCGCATACGGGCAAAGGCATAGGTCTGCGGTTTCTTCGCCACATTGAACGAAACAGCATTTTGCTTTTCCTTATCCCCGCCGATAGTGAGAACCACCGAAACGAATACGATATCCTGCTGAACGAATTAAAGGAATACAACCCCGAATTGCTCGATAAATCGCGCATCGTTACCATTTCGAAAAGTGATATGCTGGACACGGAGCTGAAGCGCGAAATTTCTGCTACACTAAGCGATCTCCCGCACCTGTATTTTTCGTCGGTGAGCGGCGAGGGAATCACCGAATTGAAGGATTTGATCTGGAAGTCACTCAATCCTCCCGAAAGCAATGGAGTGGCTTAA
- a CDS encoding phosphatase PAP2 family protein — translation MEWLKELDQALLLWINGLHKPWLDSLMWAFSEKLTWVPLYLWVAIIAFKKWELKPFGLLIAGALLTVALTDLGSVHFFKNVFMRYRPCHHHDIGPLLHIVNDHCGGLYGFVSSHAANHAGIAVFLSLTLFKGNGKWMTALFGWAFVVSLSRVYLGVHYPSDIAAGALFGAAVALFTSRLFTFMAQRQST, via the coding sequence ATGGAGTGGCTTAAAGAGCTGGATCAGGCATTGCTCCTGTGGATAAACGGACTGCACAAACCCTGGCTCGACAGCTTGATGTGGGCCTTCAGCGAAAAGCTTACATGGGTACCTTTGTACCTTTGGGTGGCCATCATTGCCTTCAAAAAGTGGGAGTTAAAGCCCTTCGGACTGTTGATTGCCGGAGCGCTTCTCACCGTAGCCCTGACCGATTTGGGCTCGGTGCACTTCTTCAAAAATGTGTTTATGCGCTACCGCCCCTGCCATCATCACGACATTGGTCCGCTGTTGCACATCGTAAACGACCATTGCGGAGGGCTGTACGGGTTTGTGTCTTCGCATGCAGCTAACCATGCGGGCATTGCGGTTTTTCTTTCGCTCACCTTGTTTAAAGGCAATGGCAAGTGGATGACAGCGCTCTTTGGCTGGGCATTTGTGGTTTCGCTGAGCCGTGTGTATCTGGGGGTTCACTACCCTTCTGACATTGCTGCGGGTGCCCTCTTTGGCGCTGCCGTTGCGCTGTTCACCTCCAGATTGTTTACCTTCATGGCCCAAAGACAAAGCACTTGA
- the crcB gene encoding fluoride efflux transporter CrcB, protein MVYLHGPKTKHLKILLAIFIGGGLGSLSRFGISRLVVQLSDSKFPWGTLSANILACAVLALVWLWMGRDFYRYPFWSALAVIGFCGGFSTFSTFSLETLLLLERQMYLWAVANVLVSVASCLFVLYAFMKWA, encoded by the coding sequence ATTGTTTACCTTCATGGCCCAAAGACAAAGCACTTGAAAATTCTACTCGCCATATTTATCGGAGGCGGATTGGGCAGCCTGAGCCGTTTTGGCATCAGCAGGTTGGTGGTGCAACTCTCAGACTCTAAGTTTCCGTGGGGAACGCTCAGTGCCAACATTTTGGCTTGCGCCGTGCTTGCGCTGGTTTGGCTGTGGATGGGAAGGGATTTTTACCGATACCCCTTTTGGTCAGCGCTGGCAGTCATTGGATTTTGCGGTGGTTTCAGCACCTTTTCCACTTTCAGCCTCGAAACGCTCTTGCTGCTGGAAAGGCAAATGTACCTGTGGGCCGTTGCAAATGTTCTGGTCAGTGTGGCCTCGTGTT